The segment ATGTTAAACAGGTTACAATTTAGTGGCCTCTCTGGCTAGCTCTATGCATGGCAGAAATCTATTCACATGTAATTACTTATTTCAGACCATATGAAAGATATCATATCTTTTCATGGAATCAGTCCAGCTGGGGATTATAGCATTATTATGATAGCACTGCTATACATGATGCTGTGAAAAACAGATATAGTGAATTCACTTGCAATATTTTGCTACACAAACAGCCTTGGATAAAGgcataataaatatatttttgaatgGTCCCAGACTatgtttttacagaaaacatGATTTCATACTGCATGTTATAATGACTATTAATCGACAACATAGAACACTGACTTCTGTCAATTGGATGATAGTTTTGAACTGAAGGATGTACACTAGGTCTGCCTTTGTGATGCAAGTGCAGTAGGGAATCTACAAGTTTTAAGATGATGGCAACCTTTTCTCCACTGCACATAATCTTCAGTGATAGGATGTAATTATGTGtaataaaagcattattttgcttttatgtgaAACAAATGACATTCTCCTCTCTTTCAGCAGACACTCTGCAGATGTGGTGGTAACCATGACATCACTGAGAAGGTCAATTCTCTTTCTGATGCACTGACTGGAAAACCAGGACACTCCATGCACATCCCCTCCCATGACTGTGGGGGTTGTTCTTGCATGTAGCCTGAAAAGGTAGGAAGATGTATATGCTCATTTCAGTGTATTCTACCTCTTCCCGGCAGGATTTTGCAAAAATTCTAGCATGCTGGTAAGTTCACTCACTGAGCAATTCTGCTGGCAAAGTGGGACTGCTCAGACATGCAGTTACTTCCCTGAGTACTCTGCTGTCAGAGCAGGCACCTTACAGCCCTTTCTGGCAGCAGTGTGCTATACAGAATGGTTTGACATTCTCGGAGATACACACAAAGCTTTCAGAATCCTATTTTACGGGTGCTGCTCTCCTCTAAATCAAAAGGTAATCTAAGAAACACCATTTTAGGACCTCATTCCATGCAAATTCATCTAAGTTAAGCCTCCCTCACAGCTCTGTTTTTTAACAATTTGCCTTTCTATGAAATACAGAAAGGGAGGTGGTAGGATTCAGCTGCTTTGACATCTAAAGCATGTACAAACATCAGAGTGCATGATAAAGCATGGAGTTGCAAGGTGGAACAAATGAAACAGTGACACATGATATGTCAGTCCTTTTCTCACAGTTTGTAAGGTTATATTATGGGCATTTACTAGACATACAGCTGAATTAACAGCAGTGTCTATCATACAGCATGGCAACCTGCTGAAGTACCCTGTATTATACACATTAGCTAACAAGGGATCTACTTAATTCACTTTCAGTTGTTTTAATTTAACAGCAGGGTTTATCTGGATTTACGTAAAACAACACAAGAACCAAAATGTGGATCTTTACCAGTGAAGAAAGCCTTAAAGTTTCCTCGAGTTGCATAACAGAGCTTACTTGCTCAGTATGTTCCTATAGTGGGACATAGTCACCTAAGATTTGCAAGGGAAAGCAATATATTGTGATTTAGTGCAGTTCGATTTAAGATTGCACGGACAGAAAAACCAAGGAAGGGGTACATTTCTAGCacaaacagccaaaaaaacaTTACAAGAAGCATTCTATTACTAAGCATCTAATTAGTTCTAGAGAAAAGCTCGAAACTTCAGCTATGGGGACTGCCATATGACTTTTGCTCTGAcataatttatttaaaggaaaaaaaaaaaagaaaaagaaaaaaaagagaaagaaagaaggggaCAATGAAACGCGTGTGAGGTCTGTGGGAAGGCAGCCCCAGATGTTTACAATGGAGCGAGTAGCGGTATAGCGGCGCTGCAGCCCGGACCGGCGGGGCGCAGCGCGGCACCGCCTCCGCCGCACCGCGGGCGGCAGCGCGGCCGCGCACCGGCCCCAGCGCCGCGGGCACCGGGGAGCGCCGGGCGAGCGCGGCCGGCCGGAGCCCGGCCCGCAGGAGCCAACACCCTGCCCCGGCAGCGCGAGCGGGCGGCGAGAGCGAGAGGAGCGTGCGGGCAATCGATTAATTGTTCCAATGCAGCGCTCTCGTCAAGGCGATCTAATGACAGGGGATAATGATTTTCAGATTCAGGAGACAATGTCCCCCACACACTCCCCGCCACTTCCTTGCAAATCTCTTCTAATTTGCCAGGCGAAGAAACAAACGGTGCTCGGCGAGGCcatttgcaaaacaaatgtAAGCGGAGAGATTCGCAGATACGGGCTGGTGGGGAGCGGCgccccagaggagcagagccgagcccacccagccctgccctgcgccccctctcctctcctctccctgcgctccccttccctccccagcccggcTCGGGCCCGGGGCGCGGCGGCCCCTGCCCGGTGGCACAGCCGTACTTACTGAACGGGCAGTTCTCCTTCTTGGTGCCGCTGACCTTGCCGTTCTTCTCGATCTTGAGAAAGTACTTGTTGTAAGAATAGAGCTTCCTCTTGCGCACGTCTCCTTGGAGGTGATTGTAGCTCCGCACGTGTCTCCCCGCactggaaggagaggagaaggacgaggggaaggaggaggatgatgaagaaGAGGAGTTGGTGGCCTCCGGGGACAGCATGTCCTGGCCGAGGTCATGGCAGGTGACAGGCACAGAAGACACcaagaagagcagcagcaagcagcaacaAGGCAGGTGGGAAAAGGCTGAGGCACCATTTGTCAGTATCCATTTGCACATTGTACTGAAACTCTGGGCGCTGGAAAATGTCTTATCAAATGAAACATACTGGAAGGGTAAAACCTGGTAAAAGGCAAGTGGAGAGACGGTGGTTGCTGCTTCTGGTTAGATTCCTCTGAGCTCTGATCTGGCCTGAAGTAAGTGCACCAACATCCATAACTCAGGGGACAAATCTCCTCAGAAGTTGCTGCCTTTTAATCCTTCGAGTCctccctcagaaaaaaaagagctgttggttttggttgttggtttagttttttggtttggtttttttttttttttgggtgggggggTTGCTGTGGTTAATCCTCTTTCCTTTTtaccttccccacccccccacatgcacacacactccCCAACCTGCTGAGACTTTCCAGTAGTTATTTTGTTCTCTTCCTCACTCCTTTCTTCACCATCTTAGATGCAGAAAGGTCTGAAAAATAGATGACAGCAAAGTcaatgacaacaacaaaaacaacgACTAAGATAAATAACAACCAGCGGAGAGGGGTGCCGGAATGGATTTTTCACACATACACCTTTACACACACGCGCACTCACACTTTGCGGCTTTGCACCTTCTTCTGATCCCCACCCTCTTGCCTTTTTGCAAATCCCAAACCAGTTGCACAACTCGTCCTTTTCTCACTGACAGCCCCAGAGGAGgaagtttctttgttttgctttgaattcTCCagaacagtatttaaaaaaaaatcccgagaga is part of the Catharus ustulatus isolate bCatUst1 chromosome Z, bCatUst1.pri.v2, whole genome shotgun sequence genome and harbors:
- the FGF10 gene encoding fibroblast growth factor 10, translated to MCKWILTNGASAFSHLPCCCLLLLFLVSSVPVTCHDLGQDMLSPEATNSSSSSSSSFPSSFSSPSSAGRHVRSYNHLQGDVRKRKLYSYNKYFLKIEKNGKVSGTKKENCPFSILEITSVEIGVVAVKSIKSNYYLAMNKKGKVYGSKEFNSDCKLKERIEENGYNTYASLNWKHNGRQMFVALNGRGTTKRGQKTRRKNTSAHFLPMVVMS